The genomic interval TATAATTAGTAAAAATCCCTATCAACATACATCCGATGATGTTGTTTTTCAGGCTTATGCCGAAAAGAATGACCTGATAGAGTCTGAATATTCCGAAGCGAGAGCTGAGTTTTTTTCAAAAGGCCAGGCTTGTTTGCGTTGCTCCCCTTTAGTAAAACGCTATGGTTGGGGGATTCACCACGATTCAGAGGGAAAAATTGCCCTCATAGCAAAAGGTTCATCAGAATACGAGAAGTTTCAAGAGGACGAAAGCCTGAAA from Pedobacter indicus carries:
- a CDS encoding DUF6157 family protein encodes the protein MKIHSTNYQDAFIAVAEDCPVSNSEVPPKKGDKRSIANIHYDIISKNPYQHTSDDVVFQAYAEKNDLIESEYSEARAEFFSKGQACLRCSPLVKRYGWGIHHDSEGKIALIAKGSSEYEKFQEDESLKQLKGMRSKR